From Chryseobacterium salivictor, a single genomic window includes:
- a CDS encoding SMODS-associated NUDIX domain-containing protein, whose translation MAGIIPTLIAAAKPLLSKGATIIWENRNYLQLYFKTKHWKYKNMDIRFSISGLYKIKIPDTNQYLLVLNRRIENQLQPVGGAYKRFGDDSLFNKWGYKPDNSKNGLDVDEKSSSDLRFMVQGKHCIDVLDWFESGNERELNPEREFREELIDTGILDSSIFYNIQYKQIRRFSKNLLWSDFFSCYEILIFDVFELLPNEKQKQALIELSKQKNNLSNGFAIVNCDDIEQLRLVDNKKQIARIGKHTKLLINKEF comes from the coding sequence ATGGCAGGAATAATACCAACTTTAATAGCTGCGGCAAAGCCTCTTTTGTCCAAAGGGGCAACTATAATCTGGGAAAATAGGAATTACTTGCAGTTATACTTTAAAACTAAGCATTGGAAGTATAAAAATATGGATATTCGGTTTTCTATCAGTGGATTATATAAAATTAAAATACCTGATACGAACCAGTATTTATTAGTCCTAAATAGAAGGATAGAAAATCAGCTTCAACCTGTAGGTGGTGCTTATAAACGCTTTGGAGATGATAGTTTGTTCAATAAATGGGGCTATAAGCCTGACAATTCTAAAAATGGGCTAGATGTTGATGAAAAGAGTTCCTCTGATTTAAGATTTATGGTGCAAGGTAAACACTGTATAGATGTCTTAGATTGGTTCGAATCTGGAAATGAAAGAGAGTTAAACCCAGAACGAGAATTTAGAGAGGAGCTTATTGATACGGGTATTCTTGATTCTTCCATTTTTTATAATATCCAATATAAACAAATACGAAGGTTTTCAAAAAATCTTTTGTGGAGCGACTTTTTTAGCTGTTATGAAATTTTGATTTTTGATGTTTTTGAATTACTTCCAAATGAAAAGCAAAAACAAGCATTGATTGAATTATCAAAACAAAAGAATAATCTTTCTAATGGTTTTGCGATAGTTAATTGTGATGATATCGAACAACTAAGATTAGTCGACAATAAAAAACAAATTGCCCGTATCGGGAAACATACCAAATTATTAATTAATAAAGAATTTTAA
- a CDS encoding sigma-70 family RNA polymerase sigma factor, producing the protein MTIDEIEDTLLVISEKLNDEQPAINAFTKLYKSYSKFLCSVISRGLKNSGIYDEQILNTVINNTFYKIYDNPLIFSFPANATGDRFFKAWLATVAKNELKRLLEEYYGKSIYLENVKEEPIIESEEISDDIFKSVNLKTMDEALNLLSERDRHILLTLYMYYDEGKKTPSDVLKTLSEMYNTTNVNIRKIKERSEKKIKDYFTKNTQLKPLKND; encoded by the coding sequence ATGACAATAGACGAAATTGAAGACACATTATTAGTCATTTCTGAAAAACTGAATGATGAACAACCTGCTATAAATGCTTTTACGAAGCTGTATAAGAGCTATAGTAAATTTTTATGTTCGGTTATTTCGAGAGGATTAAAAAACAGTGGTATTTATGACGAACAAATTTTGAACACGGTTATCAATAATACATTTTATAAAATTTATGATAATCCCCTAATTTTTTCGTTTCCTGCGAATGCAACAGGTGATAGGTTTTTCAAAGCTTGGCTTGCAACTGTTGCTAAGAATGAGTTAAAAAGATTACTTGAGGAATATTATGGTAAATCTATTTATCTTGAAAACGTAAAGGAGGAACCAATCATAGAAAGTGAAGAGATTTCGGACGACATTTTTAAAAGCGTGAATCTGAAAACAATGGATGAAGCATTAAATTTGCTATCTGAAAGGGATAGACATATACTTTTAACATTATATATGTATTATGATGAAGGAAAGAAAACGCCATCTGACGTTTTAAAAACTTTATCTGAAATGTATAATACTACAAATGTTAATATTAGAAAGATCAAGGAAAGAAGTGAGAAGAAAATAAAAGATTATTTCACAAAAAACACTCAGTTAAAACCTTTAAAAAATGACTAG